A stretch of the Brevundimonas sp. MF30-B genome encodes the following:
- a CDS encoding glutathione S-transferase family protein produces the protein MSATAVLFHFAFDPASRAARLALGEAKIEFQETAVRPWEPDCPLGDMNPSGMPPVLEVTERGKSLTLCETAAIFGWIEDRAKGDLLLASDPAERAEARRLVGWFERRFMDEVNAVLLHERMEKPLLRLGSPDARLLREGREALRAHLGELEPLASAREWLAGRRLSQADLVAAAHLSVLDYFGEVNWGVWPSLKLWYSKVKSRPGFRTLLADRFPGSAPASWYDDLDF, from the coding sequence ATGTCCGCGACCGCCGTCCTGTTCCACTTCGCCTTCGACCCCGCCTCTCGCGCGGCGCGTCTGGCGCTGGGCGAAGCCAAAATCGAGTTTCAGGAGACGGCCGTCCGCCCGTGGGAGCCCGATTGCCCCCTGGGCGACATGAACCCCTCGGGCATGCCGCCGGTTCTTGAGGTCACCGAACGCGGCAAGTCGCTGACCCTGTGCGAGACCGCCGCCATCTTCGGCTGGATCGAGGACCGCGCCAAGGGCGACCTGCTGCTGGCTTCCGACCCCGCCGAGCGCGCCGAGGCGCGCCGTCTGGTCGGCTGGTTCGAGCGCCGCTTCATGGACGAGGTCAACGCCGTCCTGCTGCACGAGCGGATGGAGAAGCCGCTGCTGCGTCTGGGCTCGCCCGACGCCCGGCTGCTGCGCGAGGGGCGCGAGGCGCTGCGCGCGCATCTGGGCGAGCTGGAGCCCCTGGCCTCGGCCCGCGAATGGCTGGCCGGGCGGCGGCTCAGCCAGGCGGACCTGGTCGCCGCCGCCCATCTGTCGGTGCTGGACTATTTCGGCGAGGTCAATTGGGGCGTCTGGCCGTCGCTCAAGCTGTGGTACTCCAAAGTCAAATCGCGGCCCGGATTCCGCACCCTCCTGGCCGATCGGTTCCCGGGATCAGCGCCCGCTTCCTGGTATGACGACCTCGACTTCTGA
- a CDS encoding NUDIX domain-containing protein → MLDFGPRNPALTYRHRAAAFGLVERDGRLACVRVERESGAYFDLPGGAVDGAETEAEALAREFIEETGLTITPRDRIAEAGQHFLKSDGEPVYNVGGFWTAEVVSEDAAAKCEDDHQLVWLDPAYALAHLRHDAHAWAVAAWMRR, encoded by the coding sequence ATGCTCGATTTCGGCCCTCGCAATCCCGCCCTGACCTATCGCCACCGCGCCGCCGCCTTCGGCCTGGTGGAGCGCGACGGCCGGCTGGCTTGCGTTCGGGTGGAGCGCGAGAGCGGCGCCTATTTCGACCTGCCCGGCGGGGCCGTGGACGGCGCCGAAACGGAGGCCGAGGCCCTGGCGCGCGAGTTCATCGAGGAGACTGGCCTGACCATCACGCCGCGCGACCGTATCGCCGAGGCCGGCCAGCACTTCCTGAAGTCGGACGGCGAGCCCGTCTACAATGTCGGCGGATTCTGGACCGCCGAGGTCGTCTCGGAGGATGCGGCCGCCAAGTGCGAGGACGACCATCAGTTGGTTTGGCTCGACCCCGCCTACGCCCTGGCCCACCTGCGCCACGACGCCCACGCCTGGGCTGTCGCCGCCTGGATGCGGCGCTGA
- a CDS encoding flagellar assembly protein FlbE, which yields MTQPLNSRPFAFDTEFDALGVIVAASSFRPTKRSYSPAEVDALVAQARAEAREQALAESAGLQAMALSTVAQCVSESAAALAAVSEAHRAQSAQLAMACARIVAAAALDRLPTGALTAALEALGQEIDASPRLVVRMASLNDDSRAAIERQCADAGFTGLVAFRDEPGHPAAFQLEWSDGRADFAPDEAFARMSAALTAALAAEAGHAENLNEPGTV from the coding sequence ATGACCCAGCCGCTCAATAGCCGCCCGTTCGCCTTCGACACAGAGTTCGACGCCCTGGGCGTGATCGTCGCCGCCTCCAGCTTCCGGCCGACCAAGCGATCCTACTCGCCAGCCGAGGTCGACGCCCTGGTGGCCCAGGCCCGCGCAGAGGCGCGCGAACAGGCCCTGGCCGAGTCCGCAGGTCTTCAGGCCATGGCCCTGTCGACGGTCGCCCAGTGCGTGTCCGAATCCGCCGCCGCCCTGGCCGCCGTCTCCGAGGCCCACCGCGCCCAGTCGGCGCAACTGGCCATGGCCTGCGCCCGCATCGTCGCCGCCGCCGCGCTGGATCGACTGCCGACCGGGGCTCTGACAGCCGCGCTGGAGGCGCTGGGGCAGGAGATCGACGCCTCGCCGCGTCTGGTCGTGCGCATGGCCAGTCTGAACGACGACAGCCGCGCCGCCATCGAGCGTCAGTGCGCCGACGCCGGCTTCACCGGCTTGGTCGCCTTCCGCGACGAGCCCGGCCACCCGGCCGCCTTCCAGCTGGAATGGTCAGACGGCCGCGCCGACTTCGCGCCCGACGAGGCCTTCGCCCGCATGTCCGCCGCCTTGACCGCCGCCCTCGCGGCCGAAGCCGGCCACGCCGAAAATCTGAACGAGCCGGGAACAGTCTGA
- a CDS encoding sensor histidine kinase, protein MTEITTPIRLLYIDDDRGLSRLVEKELGRHGYAVTCAPDGDAGLETLRGGGFDICALDHYMPGREGLDVLPEIVALPEAPPVVYVTGAQEGRIAVAALRAGAADYVIKDVSEDFTALLRSALEDALTRRRLERANAEAQEQVRIARDRAEAMLREVNHRVGNSLQLVSSFMALQMRQLGDEGARSALREAQARIEAVAHVHRRLYASGDMSTVAMDEYLCGLIDELGKSVGPAGEAPRLTLQAAPICVSTDQAVSLGVVVTELVTNAVKYAYAPGETGEIRIILKQGADGRALLTVEDDGPGLGDGSVKGTGLGGKIISAMAQGLRSAVEFDTAHKGVRARLAFDL, encoded by the coding sequence GTGACGGAGATCACCACCCCTATCCGGCTGCTCTACATCGACGACGACCGCGGCCTGTCGCGGCTGGTCGAGAAGGAGCTGGGCCGCCACGGCTACGCCGTGACCTGCGCGCCCGACGGGGATGCGGGGCTGGAGACGCTGCGCGGCGGCGGCTTCGACATCTGCGCGCTGGACCACTACATGCCCGGCCGCGAGGGGCTGGACGTGCTGCCCGAGATCGTCGCCCTGCCCGAGGCGCCGCCGGTGGTCTATGTCACCGGGGCCCAGGAGGGCCGGATCGCCGTGGCCGCTCTGCGCGCCGGCGCCGCCGATTACGTGATCAAGGACGTCAGCGAGGACTTCACCGCCCTGCTGCGCTCGGCGCTGGAAGACGCCCTGACCCGCCGCCGCCTGGAGCGCGCCAACGCCGAGGCCCAGGAGCAGGTCCGCATCGCCCGCGACCGCGCCGAGGCCATGCTGCGCGAGGTCAACCACCGGGTCGGCAACTCTCTTCAGCTGGTTTCCAGCTTCATGGCCCTGCAGATGCGCCAGCTGGGCGACGAGGGCGCGCGCTCCGCCCTGCGCGAGGCCCAGGCCCGCATCGAGGCCGTGGCCCACGTCCACCGCCGCCTTTACGCCTCGGGCGACATGTCGACCGTGGCGATGGACGAATATCTGTGCGGTCTGATCGACGAGCTGGGCAAGTCCGTCGGGCCGGCCGGCGAGGCGCCGCGCCTAACGCTTCAGGCCGCGCCGATCTGCGTCAGCACAGACCAGGCCGTATCGTTGGGCGTGGTGGTGACGGAACTGGTCACCAACGCCGTCAAATACGCCTATGCGCCGGGCGAGACCGGCGAAATCCGCATCATCCTGAAACAGGGCGCCGACGGCCGCGCCTTGCTGACGGTCGAGGACGACGGCCCCGGCTTGGGCGACGGATCGGTCAAGGGAACCGGCCTGGGCGGCAAGATCATCTCGGCCATGGCCCAGGGTCTGCGCTCGGCGGTCGAATTCGACACGGCGCACAAAGGTGTCCGAGCCCGCTTGGCGTTCGACCTTTAA
- a CDS encoding CsbD family protein: protein MADHDRVEGAAKNMGGKVKEAAGNVTGDEKLKAEGKADQLEGKVQNTVGGVKDALRGKD, encoded by the coding sequence ATGGCCGATCACGATCGCGTCGAAGGCGCCGCCAAGAACATGGGCGGCAAGGTCAAAGAAGCCGCAGGCAATGTCACCGGCGACGAGAAGCTGAAAGCCGAAGGCAAGGCGGATCAGCTCGAGGGCAAGGTCCAGAACACCGTCGGCGGGGTGAAGGACGCCCTGCGCGGCAAGGACTGA
- a CDS encoding response regulator, with the protein MTTPVKIVMVEDDHGHAKLIEKNIRRANISNEIAHFADGGSAIDYLFSAEVRANGPMLILLDLNLPDMSGTDILERVKSDERLRRAPVVILTTTDDKVEIQRCYDLGCNVYITKPVDYESFAGAIRQLGLFLSVMQAPEIE; encoded by the coding sequence ATGACCACGCCTGTGAAGATCGTCATGGTCGAGGACGACCACGGTCACGCCAAGCTGATCGAAAAGAACATCCGGCGGGCCAACATCTCCAATGAGATCGCCCACTTCGCCGACGGCGGTTCGGCGATCGACTATCTCTTCTCGGCCGAGGTCCGGGCCAACGGTCCCATGCTCATTCTGCTGGACCTGAACCTTCCCGATATGTCGGGCACCGACATCCTGGAGAGGGTCAAGAGCGACGAACGCCTGCGTCGCGCTCCGGTCGTTATCCTCACCACCACCGACGACAAGGTCGAGATCCAGCGCTGCTACGACCTGGGCTGCAATGTCTACATCACCAAGCCCGTGGACTACGAAAGCTTCGCCGGCGCCATCCGCCAACTGGGCCTGTTCCTGTCGGTGATGCAGGCGCCAGAGATTGAGTGA
- the fliN gene encoding flagellar motor switch protein FliN, producing MSDAMSLEEFSDSNALTTPDEGGEKSATDLATVFDVPVNISAVLGKSHMSVAQLLKLNRGSVLELDRKVGEAIDIFVNNRLVARGEVVVVEDRLGVTMTEIIKTEDSGA from the coding sequence ATGTCCGACGCCATGTCTCTCGAGGAGTTCTCCGACTCCAACGCCCTGACCACCCCAGACGAGGGCGGCGAAAAGTCCGCCACCGACCTGGCCACCGTCTTCGACGTGCCGGTCAACATCTCGGCGGTGCTGGGCAAGTCGCACATGTCGGTCGCCCAGTTGCTGAAGCTGAACCGCGGCTCGGTGCTGGAGCTGGACCGCAAGGTGGGCGAGGCCATCGACATCTTCGTCAACAACCGTCTGGTCGCGCGCGGCGAGGTGGTGGTGGTCGAAGACCGCCTGGGCGTGACCATGACGGAAATCATCAAGACCGAGGATTCCGGCGCCTGA
- the bla gene encoding class A beta-lactamase: MPPRADRRSVLFALSALPFAGAGLTACARAETAAQVPDAAPERLDLSALETRPGDRLGFAVHDLASGRRLAWRGEERFVYCSTFKMYLAAATLLRVQAGEERLDRAIAITRADMINHAPTTEPAVGSTLTVEQLMKGTVELSDNPAANILIREMGGLDALRAFYLGLGDDSTTVDRLEPEMNRLDGDKDTIQPLQSAANIRRLLVDSDTPLNADSKARLMRWLIDTPTGTNRIKAGAPPGWTVAHKTGTGGYGPVNDIGLIQTPGRPPIVIAAYFHGAPGGSDAAGEAAIAEATRRALTALGTPA, from the coding sequence ATGCCCCCCCGCGCGGACCGCAGAAGCGTCCTGTTCGCCCTCTCCGCCCTGCCGTTCGCCGGCGCAGGCCTGACCGCCTGCGCGCGCGCCGAAACGGCTGCGCAGGTGCCTGACGCCGCGCCCGAGCGGCTGGACCTGTCCGCGCTCGAGACCCGCCCCGGCGACCGCCTGGGCTTCGCGGTGCACGACCTGGCCTCGGGCCGTCGCCTGGCCTGGCGCGGCGAGGAACGGTTCGTCTACTGCTCAACCTTCAAGATGTATCTGGCCGCCGCGACCCTGCTCCGCGTCCAGGCGGGCGAGGAACGTCTCGACCGCGCCATCGCGATCACCCGCGCGGACATGATTAACCACGCCCCGACCACCGAACCGGCGGTGGGTTCGACCCTGACCGTCGAACAGTTGATGAAGGGCACGGTCGAGCTCAGCGACAATCCCGCCGCCAACATCCTGATCCGCGAGATGGGCGGCCTGGACGCCCTGCGCGCCTTCTATCTCGGCCTGGGCGACGACAGCACCACCGTCGACCGGCTGGAACCCGAGATGAACCGGCTGGACGGCGACAAGGACACCATCCAGCCGCTGCAGTCCGCCGCCAACATCCGCCGCCTGCTGGTCGATAGCGACACGCCGCTGAACGCGGACTCCAAGGCGCGGCTGATGCGCTGGCTGATCGACACCCCGACCGGGACGAACCGGATCAAGGCGGGCGCGCCGCCAGGCTGGACCGTCGCGCACAAGACCGGCACCGGCGGGTACGGCCCGGTCAACGACATCGGCCTGATCCAAACCCCTGGCCGGCCGCCCATCGTCATCGCCGCCTATTTCCACGGCGCGCCTGGCGGGTCGGACGCTGCCGGAGAGGCCGCCATCGCCGAGGCGACACGCCGCGCGCTGACCGCCCTGGGAACGCCCGCATGA
- the flhA gene encoding flagellar biosynthesis protein FlhA: MTDAVLMKDGMARPSGKDVRGWLLRGEVAMAVGVIGVILLLILPIPKFLLDVLLALSLTSSVLVLMTAVAMKRPLDFAIFPTVLLVTTLFRLGLNLASTRLVLTHGHEGHGAAGQVIQAFGALMMGGSFIIGLIIFAIILVVNFVVITKGSTRIAEVSARFTLDSMPGKQMAIDADLSSGLITEDQAKLRRKELEQESTFFGAMDGASKFVRGDAVAGLIIVFINIIGGMLIGVMQHGMSAGDAANAYIQLTVGDGLVTQVPAIIISIAAGFLVSKAGVEGSADKALVAQLATNPVSLGVVSAASGLIGLIPGMPLLPFAALSLGTGVLAWRLGRARLKPQPTEAEIAAANAPPKEDVEEPIGTALAIDEVKIELGYSLLALINDLEGRRLTDQVRALRRSLAQEYGFVMPSVRILDNMRLPSQGYAIRIKEMEAGAGEVRLGSLMAMDPAGRQVELPGEHTKEPAFGLPATWIDESLREDATFRGYTIVDPSTVLTTHLTEILKENMADLLSYAEVQKLLKELQGEEKKLVEELIPSVVTVTTLQRVLQSLLREKVSIRDLASILEGLAEAAPHTSSVTQLVEHVRTRLARQLCWQHKGMDGALPIVTLSPEWEQAFAESLVGPGEDKQLAMAPSRLQDFIRSVRDVFERAAMSGETGVLLTSPQTRPYVRSIIERFRGQTVVMSQNEVHPRARLRTIGAV, from the coding sequence ATGACCGACGCCGTGCTGATGAAGGACGGCATGGCGCGCCCCTCGGGCAAGGATGTGCGCGGCTGGCTGCTGCGCGGCGAGGTCGCCATGGCGGTGGGCGTCATCGGCGTCATCCTGCTGCTGATCCTGCCGATTCCGAAGTTCCTGCTGGACGTGCTGCTGGCGCTGTCGCTGACCTCGTCGGTGCTGGTGCTGATGACGGCGGTTGCGATGAAGCGCCCGCTGGATTTCGCCATCTTCCCGACGGTGCTGCTGGTCACCACCCTGTTCCGTCTGGGGCTGAACCTGGCCTCGACGCGCCTGGTGCTGACCCACGGCCACGAGGGCCACGGCGCGGCCGGTCAGGTGATCCAGGCGTTCGGCGCGCTGATGATGGGCGGCAGCTTCATCATCGGCCTGATCATCTTCGCCATCATCCTGGTGGTGAACTTCGTGGTGATCACCAAGGGCTCGACCCGCATCGCCGAGGTCTCGGCCCGCTTCACCCTGGACTCCATGCCGGGCAAGCAGATGGCCATCGACGCCGACCTGTCGTCGGGCCTGATCACCGAGGACCAGGCCAAGCTGCGCCGCAAGGAGCTGGAGCAGGAATCGACCTTCTTCGGCGCCATGGACGGCGCCTCCAAATTTGTGCGCGGCGACGCCGTGGCCGGTCTGATCATCGTCTTCATCAACATCATCGGCGGCATGCTGATCGGCGTGATGCAGCACGGCATGAGCGCCGGCGACGCCGCCAACGCCTATATTCAGCTGACCGTCGGCGACGGCCTGGTGACCCAGGTGCCGGCCATCATCATCTCGATCGCCGCCGGCTTCCTGGTGTCGAAGGCGGGCGTCGAAGGCTCTGCTGACAAGGCGCTGGTCGCGCAGCTGGCGACCAACCCGGTGTCGCTGGGCGTGGTGTCGGCCGCGTCCGGCCTGATCGGCCTGATCCCCGGCATGCCCCTGCTGCCGTTTGCCGCCCTGTCGCTGGGCACCGGCGTGCTGGCCTGGCGGCTGGGTCGGGCGCGGCTCAAGCCTCAGCCGACCGAGGCGGAGATCGCCGCCGCCAACGCCCCGCCCAAGGAGGACGTCGAGGAGCCGATCGGCACGGCGCTCGCCATCGACGAGGTCAAGATCGAGCTGGGCTATTCGCTGCTGGCGCTTATCAACGACCTGGAGGGCCGCCGCCTGACCGATCAGGTCCGCGCCCTGCGTCGCTCGCTGGCGCAGGAGTACGGCTTCGTCATGCCATCCGTGCGCATCCTGGACAATATGCGCCTGCCCAGCCAGGGCTACGCCATCCGCATCAAGGAGATGGAGGCCGGCGCCGGAGAGGTCCGCCTGGGCTCGCTGATGGCCATGGACCCGGCAGGCCGCCAGGTCGAACTGCCGGGCGAGCACACCAAGGAGCCCGCCTTCGGCTTGCCCGCGACCTGGATCGACGAATCCCTGCGCGAGGACGCCACCTTCCGCGGCTACACCATCGTCGATCCGTCGACGGTGCTGACCACGCACCTGACCGAGATCCTGAAGGAGAACATGGCCGACCTGCTCTCCTACGCCGAGGTGCAGAAGCTGCTGAAGGAGCTTCAGGGCGAGGAGAAGAAGCTGGTCGAGGAGCTGATCCCCTCGGTCGTCACCGTCACCACCCTGCAACGCGTGCTGCAGTCGCTGCTGCGCGAAAAGGTCTCGATCCGCGACCTGGCCTCGATCCTGGAAGGTTTGGCCGAGGCGGCGCCGCACACCTCGTCGGTCACCCAGCTGGTCGAGCACGTCCGCACCCGCCTGGCGCGTCAGCTGTGCTGGCAGCACAAGGGCATGGACGGCGCCCTGCCCATCGTCACCCTGTCGCCCGAATGGGAGCAGGCCTTCGCCGAGAGCCTGGTCGGCCCGGGCGAAGACAAGCAGCTGGCCATGGCGCCGTCACGGCTTCAGGACTTCATCCGCTCGGTGCGCGACGTGTTCGAGCGCGCCGCCATGTCGGGCGAGACCGGCGTGCTGCTGACCAGCCCCCAAACCCGCCCCTACGTCCGCTCGATCATCGAGCGGTTCCGCGGTCAGACGGTGGTGATGAGCCAGAACGAGGTGCACCCCCGCGCGCGTCTGCGCACCATCGGGGCGGTCTGA
- a CDS encoding sigma-54-dependent Fis family transcriptional regulator gives MRLLVVGRLSGQLATAVKMAMAHGAKVQHVERGDQATEQLRRGQGADLLMVDYRVDIAALIAANDAERIHVPVVACGVDADAADAAGAIRAGAKEFIPLPPEADLIAAVLSAVADDERPMISADPAMKAVIGLADQVARSEASILITGESGVGKEVMARHLHTGSKRADKPFISVNCAAIPDNLLESELFGHEKGAFTGAVARRIGKFEEADGGTLLLDEISEMDVRLQAKLLRAIQERVIDRVGGTKPVPVNIRIIATSNRDLAKSVAEGAFREDLLYRLNVVNLRLPALRERPGDIAVLADHFVKKYAAANGVPVKPISAEARRALMGHRWAGNVRELENAMHRAVLLAVGPEIDVEAIRLPDGQPLLNSGPAPAASGSVGAGYDAGPAGRAAQTADALSRAHVGQTVAQMEKTLILDTLQHCLGNRTHAANILGISIRTLRNKLNEYADEGTAIPAPQSGVAASGYAA, from the coding sequence ATGCGGCTTCTGGTGGTTGGCAGGCTCAGCGGACAGCTGGCGACGGCGGTGAAGATGGCCATGGCCCACGGCGCCAAGGTGCAGCACGTCGAGCGCGGCGATCAGGCGACCGAACAGCTGCGCCGCGGCCAGGGCGCCGACCTGCTGATGGTCGACTACCGCGTCGACATCGCCGCTTTGATCGCGGCCAACGACGCTGAACGCATCCATGTGCCGGTCGTGGCCTGCGGCGTGGACGCCGACGCCGCCGACGCCGCCGGGGCCATCCGCGCCGGCGCAAAGGAGTTCATCCCCCTGCCGCCCGAGGCGGACCTGATCGCTGCGGTGCTGTCGGCCGTGGCCGACGACGAGCGGCCGATGATCTCCGCCGATCCGGCGATGAAGGCCGTTATCGGCCTGGCCGACCAGGTCGCGCGGTCCGAAGCCTCCATTCTGATCACCGGCGAAAGCGGCGTCGGCAAGGAGGTGATGGCCCGTCACCTGCACACCGGCTCCAAGCGTGCGGACAAGCCGTTCATCAGCGTCAACTGCGCGGCCATTCCCGACAACCTGCTGGAATCCGAACTGTTCGGCCACGAGAAGGGCGCCTTCACCGGCGCCGTGGCCCGCCGCATCGGCAAGTTCGAGGAAGCCGACGGCGGCACCCTGCTGCTGGACGAAATCTCCGAAATGGACGTGCGCCTGCAAGCCAAGCTGCTGCGCGCGATCCAGGAGAGGGTCATCGACCGCGTGGGCGGGACCAAGCCGGTGCCGGTCAACATCCGCATCATCGCCACCTCCAACCGCGACCTGGCCAAGTCGGTCGCCGAGGGCGCGTTTCGCGAAGACCTGCTGTACCGGCTGAACGTCGTGAACCTGCGCCTTCCGGCCCTGCGCGAGCGGCCGGGCGACATCGCCGTGCTGGCCGATCACTTCGTCAAGAAATACGCCGCCGCCAACGGCGTGCCGGTCAAGCCGATCTCGGCCGAGGCGCGGCGCGCCCTGATGGGCCACCGCTGGGCGGGCAACGTCCGCGAGCTGGAGAACGCCATGCACCGCGCCGTCCTGTTGGCGGTCGGACCCGAGATCGACGTCGAGGCCATCCGCCTGCCCGACGGCCAGCCCCTGCTGAACAGCGGCCCGGCGCCCGCCGCCTCCGGTTCGGTCGGCGCGGGCTATGACGCCGGCCCGGCCGGCCGCGCGGCCCAAACCGCCGACGCCCTGTCGCGCGCCCATGTCGGCCAGACCGTGGCGCAGATGGAGAAGACCCTGATCCTGGACACGCTGCAGCACTGTCTGGGCAACCGCACCCACGCGGCCAACATCCTGGGCATTTCGATCCGCACCCTGCGCAACAAGCTGAACGAATACGCCGACGAGGGGACCGCCATCCCCGCCCCTCAGTCCGGCGTCGCCGCCTCTGGCTACGCGGCCTGA
- a CDS encoding CHASE3 domain-containing protein, which produces MSWAFRQSLSALGRFLRTPSLSRTIVALLTVSLALLLLINATTLVMIQRTAAFNETVEDGLQIRLQAKEALNLLVDAETGQRGYLLTGREEYLRIHNEALEALPPVMEYLDTATLDDPDLAQRLLRVREMADQRLEIMERSIALSREGRIGEAVQVVRSGEGKALMDAMRAEIAAVDEIKATRLQFRTRQSEWASGFTAFINAMGGVLIVIFAGMSLWLMRRYIFELQSARDEVSALNTGLEGKVRDRTAALTRANEEIQRFAYIVSHDLRAPLVNVMGYTSELEQAGKALELQINRLETASPDLIEQDAVIAVREDVPEAIGFIRASTGKMDRLINAILKLSRDGRRTLTPEPLDMTEISQTIADSVRHQTDAADAEIVVAPLPGLVSDRLAVEQIFGNLIDNAVKYLDPDRPGLIRIEGDDLPGGAWVEYRVIDNGRGISERDHERIFELFRRSGRQDRPGEGLGLAFVRNSARRLGGDVEIESELGKGSTFRLKFPKRLILSETGDTL; this is translated from the coding sequence ATGAGCTGGGCCTTTCGCCAATCCCTGTCGGCCCTGGGCCGCTTCCTGCGCACCCCGTCGCTCAGCCGCACGATCGTCGCGCTGCTGACGGTGTCTCTGGCCCTGCTGCTCCTGATCAATGCGACGACGCTTGTGATGATCCAGCGCACCGCCGCCTTCAACGAGACGGTCGAGGACGGGCTACAGATCCGCCTGCAGGCCAAGGAGGCGCTGAACCTTCTGGTCGATGCGGAGACGGGCCAGCGAGGTTATCTGCTGACAGGCCGCGAAGAGTATCTGCGGATTCACAACGAGGCGCTGGAAGCTCTGCCGCCGGTGATGGAGTATCTGGATACGGCGACGCTGGATGATCCGGACCTGGCCCAGCGGCTGCTTCGTGTGCGCGAGATGGCCGACCAGCGCCTCGAGATCATGGAGCGAAGCATCGCTCTGTCGCGCGAGGGCCGCATCGGCGAAGCCGTACAGGTCGTGCGGTCCGGCGAAGGCAAGGCGCTGATGGACGCTATGCGCGCCGAGATCGCCGCCGTCGATGAGATCAAGGCCACGCGTCTGCAGTTTCGAACCCGTCAGTCGGAATGGGCGTCGGGGTTCACAGCCTTCATCAACGCCATGGGCGGCGTGCTGATTGTCATCTTCGCCGGAATGAGCCTGTGGCTGATGCGGCGCTATATCTTCGAACTGCAATCGGCCCGGGACGAAGTAAGCGCGCTGAACACGGGCCTTGAAGGCAAGGTCCGGGACCGCACCGCCGCCCTGACCCGCGCCAACGAGGAGATCCAGCGCTTCGCCTACATCGTCAGCCACGACCTGCGCGCGCCTCTAGTCAATGTGATGGGGTACACCTCCGAGCTGGAACAGGCCGGCAAGGCGCTGGAGCTGCAGATCAACAGGCTGGAGACGGCCAGTCCGGACCTGATCGAACAGGACGCCGTCATCGCCGTGCGCGAAGACGTGCCGGAGGCCATCGGCTTCATCCGCGCCTCGACCGGCAAGATGGACCGGCTGATCAACGCCATCCTGAAGCTGTCGCGAGACGGTCGGCGCACCCTGACGCCCGAGCCGCTGGACATGACCGAGATCTCGCAGACCATCGCCGACAGCGTGCGTCACCAGACCGACGCCGCCGACGCCGAGATCGTGGTCGCCCCCCTGCCCGGCCTGGTCAGCGACCGCCTGGCCGTCGAGCAGATCTTCGGCAATCTGATAGACAACGCCGTCAAATATCTGGACCCCGACCGACCCGGGCTGATCCGCATCGAGGGCGACGACCTCCCGGGCGGAGCCTGGGTGGAGTACCGCGTCATCGACAACGGCCGCGGCATATCCGAACGCGATCACGAGCGCATCTTCGAATTGTTCCGCCGCTCGGGCCGCCAGGATCGTCCGGGCGAAGGCCTGGGCCTGGCCTTCGTACGCAACAGCGCGCGCCGCCTGGGCGGCGACGTCGAAATCGAGTCCGAGCTTGGCAAGGGCTCGACTTTCCGTCTGAAATTCCCCAAACGCCTCATCCTGTCAGAGACCGGAGACACCCTATGA